From a region of the Arvicanthis niloticus isolate mArvNil1 chromosome 6, mArvNil1.pat.X, whole genome shotgun sequence genome:
- the Ptgds gene encoding prostaglandin-H2 D-isomerase → MAALRMLWTGLVLLGLLGFPQTPAQDHDTVQPNFQQDKFLGRWYSAGLASNSSWFREKKAVLYMCKTVVAPSTEGGLNFTSTFLRKNQCETKIMVLQPAGVPGHYTYNSPHWGSVHSLSVVETNYEEYALLFSRGTKGPGQDFRMATLYSRTQTLKEELKEKFTTFSKAQGLTEEDIVFLPQPDKCIQE, encoded by the exons ATGGCTGCTCTTCGCATGCTGTGGACGGGACTGGTCCTCCTGGGTCTCTTGGGATTTCCACAGACCCCAGCCCAGGACCACGACACAGTGCAGCCTAACTTTCAACAAGACAAG TTCCTGGGGCGCTGGTACAGCGCGGGCCTCGCCTCCAATTCAAGCTGGTTCCGAGAGAAAAAAGCAGTACTGTATATGTGCAAGACAGTGGTAGCCCCCTCCACAGAAGGCGGCCTCAACTTCACTTCTACTTTCCTCAG GAAAAACCAGTGTGAGACCAAGATCATGGTACTGCAGCCTGCGGGGGTTCCCGGACACTACACCTACAACAGCCCCC ACTGGGGCAGCGTCCACTCCCTCTCAGTGGTGGAGACCAACTACGAAGAGTACGCACTGCTGTTCAGCAGAGGCACCAAAGGCCCAGGCCAGGACTTCCGTATGGCCACTCTCTATA GCAGAACCCAGACTCTGaaggaggagctgaaggagaaatTCACCACCTTTAGCAAGGCCCAGGGCCTCACAGAGGAGGACATTGTATTCCTGCCCCAGCCGG ATAAGTGCATTCAAGAGTAA